A window from uncultured Desulfobacter sp. encodes these proteins:
- a CDS encoding PAS domain S-box protein produces MTQWNRKAQTLTGLSLEQVRNQPLAQILPFLDKEKHLIETAIRECRVISRPKVSRKTKTEVHYENITIFPLTDNGMQGAVIRVDDVTEQVRLEEMMIQSEKMLSVGGLAAGMAHEINNPLAGMMQTANVIKSRLGDLNLAANLKVAEDLGISVEKNSGVHGEAKHFKDDRRHQ; encoded by the coding sequence GTGACCCAGTGGAACCGCAAGGCCCAGACACTGACCGGATTAAGCCTTGAACAGGTACGCAATCAGCCCCTGGCGCAGATACTGCCCTTCCTGGACAAGGAGAAGCATCTCATTGAAACGGCCATTCGTGAATGCCGTGTGATCAGCCGTCCCAAGGTATCTCGCAAAACAAAGACCGAAGTGCATTACGAGAACATCACTATCTTTCCCTTAACCGATAATGGTATGCAAGGGGCCGTCATCCGGGTGGACGACGTCACCGAACAGGTACGCTTGGAGGAGATGATGATCCAGAGTGAAAAGATGCTCTCTGTGGGCGGCCTTGCTGCAGGCATGGCCCATGAAATCAATAATCCTCTGGCCGGTATGATGCAGACGGCCAATGTTATCAAATCACGATTGGGGGACTTGAATCTTGCCGCCAATCTCAAGGTTGCCGAAGACCTTGGTATCTCTGTTGAAAAAAATAGCGGCGTTCATGGAGAAGCGAAACATTTTAAAGATGATCGACGCCATCAATGA
- a CDS encoding PhnD/SsuA/transferrin family substrate-binding protein, which yields MALLVVAVCLKADMAQPNEHLNIGFSRSIVGGVNENDALAVMKVWATELMVYENYYVNVQPKIYADAKEIKKALKQNQVDFIAFTTNDFFEFQSLLDHKKFVFPVYEGRIAEDYLLMVRKNSPVKSIKDLMGGSLIFLKNARTAVAVTWLDVELVRLGMSATKHFFNRMKPASKISDAILPLFFGKEDACLVTRKGFEIMAELNPQISHRLKILMASKGYIPGCLAFRKGFQSKIKEIILNRIEFWNQVPSGHQILTIFQVDALVPRPIEILGPTMEMIKEHRQLFGAELQIFQLESKANFAALKNVY from the coding sequence ATGGCGTTGCTGGTTGTTGCCGTCTGCCTGAAGGCTGACATGGCACAGCCGAATGAGCACCTCAATATCGGATTTTCCCGGTCTATTGTCGGTGGGGTCAACGAGAATGATGCCCTGGCTGTGATGAAGGTATGGGCCACAGAGTTGATGGTGTATGAAAATTATTATGTTAATGTACAACCCAAAATTTATGCGGATGCCAAAGAAATAAAAAAAGCGCTTAAACAAAATCAGGTTGATTTTATCGCCTTTACCACAAATGATTTTTTTGAATTTCAGTCCCTGTTGGATCACAAAAAATTTGTTTTTCCCGTCTACGAAGGAAGAATAGCTGAAGATTACCTGTTGATGGTCCGTAAAAACAGTCCTGTTAAATCAATCAAAGACCTTATGGGCGGATCTTTGATTTTTTTAAAAAATGCAAGAACTGCTGTGGCTGTGACCTGGCTGGATGTGGAACTGGTACGCTTAGGGATGTCTGCAACAAAGCATTTTTTTAACCGAATGAAGCCGGCCAGCAAGATCAGCGATGCCATTCTTCCTCTCTTTTTCGGCAAGGAAGATGCCTGTCTGGTGACGCGAAAGGGCTTTGAGATCATGGCAGAACTGAATCCTCAAATTTCGCATCGGCTTAAAATTTTAATGGCCTCCAAAGGATATATCCCAGGGTGTCTGGCGTTTCGTAAAGGTTTCCAATCCAAAATAAAGGAAATTATATTGAATCGAATTGAATTCTGGAACCAGGTTCCGTCCGGTCATCAGATTCTTACTATTTTTCAGGTAGATGCGCTTGTGCCAAGGCCGATTGAAATTCTTGGACCCACCATGGAAATGATCAAAGAACATCGTCAATTGTTTGGTGCTGAACTCCAAATTTTCCAACTGGAATCCAAAGCAAATTTCGCCGCGCTAAAGAACGTATATTAG
- a CDS encoding PAS domain S-box protein, with protein sequence MKDEDKTKSQLIAELRELRTQTAVFSPLPEETQSIALGLTRFYFENVSIGIHQLAMDGRILNANPYAADMLGYTVKELTALSIFQIDPFLSADTMETDFTTLAACQWDSFETVHLKKDGSQIPVEITSNRMEYGGQQYAFVFIKEISNRKKNEEQLHRLIHDLKESEERFRALHNSSFGGIMIHGQRRILECNQGLAEITGYSVDELIGMDGMLLIAPRSRELLMEMVVSGHQEPYEAFGVRKNGEEYPIRLAARNIPYKGKQVRTVEFRDITDQKKAEGELRHLKNYLSNIIDSMPSVLVGGGPRRPGDPVEPQGPDTDRIKP encoded by the coding sequence ATGAAAGATGAGGATAAAACCAAATCCCAACTTATCGCTGAACTGCGCGAACTGCGTACTCAAACAGCTGTTTTTTCCCCACTGCCCGAAGAAACACAAAGCATTGCCCTGGGCCTGACCCGATTTTATTTTGAGAATGTATCCATCGGCATTCACCAGCTGGCAATGGACGGCCGGATTCTAAATGCCAACCCGTATGCCGCGGATATGCTTGGGTACACCGTAAAAGAGTTGACGGCATTATCGATTTTTCAGATTGATCCCTTTTTGTCCGCCGATACCATGGAAACCGATTTCACAACCCTTGCCGCCTGCCAATGGGATAGTTTTGAAACGGTTCATTTGAAAAAAGACGGATCACAGATTCCGGTGGAAATAACGAGTAACCGCATGGAATATGGCGGGCAACAGTATGCCTTTGTGTTCATAAAGGAGATCAGCAACCGTAAAAAAAATGAAGAGCAACTGCATCGTCTCATCCATGACCTCAAAGAGAGTGAAGAACGCTTTAGAGCCCTTCATAACTCTTCTTTCGGCGGGATTATGATCCATGGCCAAAGACGTATTCTTGAATGCAACCAAGGTCTGGCGGAAATAACCGGTTATTCGGTTGATGAGTTGATCGGCATGGACGGGATGTTGCTCATTGCACCAAGGTCCAGGGAACTATTGATGGAAATGGTTGTTTCCGGCCACCAGGAACCCTATGAAGCTTTTGGCGTGCGCAAAAACGGAGAAGAGTATCCAATTCGGCTGGCAGCCCGAAACATACCCTACAAGGGCAAACAGGTTAGAACGGTTGAATTCAGGGATATCACCGACCAGAAAAAAGCCGAAGGAGAGCTTCGCCATCTTAAAAATTATCTGTCCAATATCATCGATTCCATGCCGTCGGTGCTGGTGGGGGGGGGACCGCGACGGCCGGGTGACCCAGTGGAACCGCAAGGCCCAGACACTGACCGGATTAAGCCTTGA